A window of the Labeo rohita strain BAU-BD-2019 chromosome 1, IGBB_LRoh.1.0, whole genome shotgun sequence genome harbors these coding sequences:
- the LOC127164029 gene encoding retinol dehydrogenase 8-like encodes MAAEGQKVVLITGCSSGIGLVIAVTLARDEMKRYYVIGTMRDLKRKDKLVEAAGDTYGKTLSLLTLDVCSDESVKQCVDNIKDRHIDVLINNAGVGLVGPVEGLSMDEMMTVFQTNFFGAVRMIKEVMPDMKKRRSGHIIVISSAMGLQGVVFNDIYSASKFAIEGFCESLAVQLLKFNVTVSMIEPGPVHTEFEMKMFADVSKKEYAGTDPETLHHFRTYYLPSAMNIFQGLGQSPEHIAKVRNHLS; translated from the exons ATGGCAGCGGAGGGACAGAAAGTGGTGCTGATCACCGGCTGCTCGTCCGGTATCGGACTCGTGATCGCCGTGACGCTCGCGAGAGACGAGATGAAGCGCTACTACG TCATAGGTACCATGCGGGATCTGAAGCGGAAGGATAAGTTGGTTGAAGCGGCGGGAGACACGTACGGTAAAACTCTGTCTCTGCTCACGCTGGACGTCTGCAGTGATGAATCTGTCAAACAGTGTGTGGACAACATCAAAGATAGACATATAGACGTACTGA ttaATAACGCTGGTGTGGGTCTGGTGGGGCCGGTTGAGGGTCTCAGTATGGACGAGATGATGACGGTGTTCCAGACCAATTTCTTCGGTGCGGTTCGCATGATTAAAGAGGTGATGCCCGACATGAAGAAGAGACGCTCTGGACACATTATCGTCATCAGCAGTGCGATGGGCCTGCAGG GTGTGGTATTTAATGACATTTACTCTGCGTCAAAGTTCGCCATAGAGGGGTTCTGTGAGAGTCTGGCCGTGCAGCTGCTCAAGTTTAACGTCAC TGTGTCGATGATCGAGCCTGGGCCTGTGCACACTGAGTTTGAGATGAAGATGTTTGCAGATGTTTCTAAGAAAGAATATGCTGGTACTGATCCTGAGACACTCCACCACTTTAGGACCTACTACCTGCCCAGTGCAATGAACATCTTTCAAGGTCTGGGACAAAGTCCCGAACACATTGCCAAGGTCAGAAATCACCTTAGTTAA